In the Ornithodoros turicata isolate Travis chromosome 5, ASM3712646v1, whole genome shotgun sequence genome, GGCATTTTTTGGAGATACTGTGATCTTCAGGCAAAATCAAATGACTTTGCTTTGAATAAtgatagctgaaaaaaaaaaaaaaaaagtcaccagtAGTTGGAATTGAACCCATACACTCAGATTGCCGAAAGCTTGCGTGCGAGAGTGCAGTCAGAGTTGGCACGTGTAAACACGGAGACGGCACAGTCTTAGTCATTACACGTTGGCTGGGGTCGGTACAGTaagttggcccgtgtgaacgcacCCTAACAATCTAGAAGTATGGTTGGGTTGCTGGCATAGCACGCAGTTTTCATAGAAGTGTTAATCATAACAGAAAGCAGAACTATAGCTACTGTAAGACGACACGCATCACAAATTTACAGAGTGGTTAAGTGTTACGCTACGTTCAAGTAACCTGCAAAACAGCAGTCAGACAATCCCCCTACAATTGTACTTCCCATTTCTGGCTGGGTGGTGTTGTCAAGATGAGTCACATGCTTCCTTGGAAAACCATACGTGAAAACTCCAGTCCCACATGTTAATGTATCTCCATGGGCCCTCTATTCGACTGTTTCCATACTCGAAGAACCCTGGGTGCTATCCGAATTGTAAAGAAGCTTCCCAGATGTTGGTTGAACTTTGACAATGTGCTGAAGCACGTAACGTAACTGGGAATAAGGGTACCCGTCCACAGCTACACAAAATTTGTGGACGAGCTGCGGACCCTGGTTTAAAGTGATTGTCACACTGGTAAGTGTGGTCGATTGTATCACGCATGCACTGTAATGCACGGAAAAGCAATACAGTAAAAATACTCCAGGAAACAGTGTTAAGAAAACTGCATACTGCCATCTTGAGCAAATACATCAGGGGAACGTGGCCCCGATCCCATAGTCGAAGCAGCCTTGCGTTTGGGCACTAggaaggacacacacacacacactgccgTTCTTCCTAGTGCCCAAACTCAGACTTGAACTACGGAATTTATTCACCAGCTTGCCTGGTCGTCTGCTGTATTATCTACAGCCGTGACTGTTCCTTCTAGCTCTCGGGAGCATACGACCGCTCCCACGCTTGCAGGATCCGACCGTTTCAGTAACAGAACAGTCTGCCTCGGTAACGGCAGCTCTGGTAGAAAGACAATTTTACGACGTATTACCCTACTTGGCTGTAAAACTTGGACACCATTCCCTGTACTAACAGAAAAACACCTGATACAGCAAAGGCAGGTGTCCCATGCACCTTTGGGCTTCGCAAGTTTTTAACCAAGTGTAGAATGTTCCAAGACCCCAAAGCTATCCACTTGAAGAGGATTATCTTGTTTCACTGTTGTCAAAGGCAGAGAATTTGCAGTTACCATCCTTAGTGTTTCAAGGATGGTAAAATTATCTGTGGCTAAATGATAACATGTACCAAGAAAACTATGGTGTCAGATATTTTGCTGCAGCATGTGGACCGTTCGCTGCATTACCACCCACAAGTGTTACATCTCCACGGTGCAAGATAGTCTAATTGTGTAAAAATATGACTTGTCCCGAGGAAACTCTGCAGGAAACTTCTTCTCGACATACCACTAAAGTTCCTCCGTATGAAGTCATGTTTAGTCTGGGGTCGTTTTTTTATATCAGCCACGAGGCCTGCCGCTCTCCCAGCAAACGGGCTTTACTGAGAGAACATACCTTTCATTGGATTGGCCAGAATGCGGCAGAAACACACCACACCACCCTAGCACCCACGGTACCCTTCGGTGAAGCGCACTTACCTTCGCCGCAGAGTGTTGCGGCGATAAACTCAACTCAACGCAGTGTGGGGGGGCATAGTTGATTCTCTACTGCTGTAGTAGGAAAGGATGCTCGCTTTTtcgcttttttgtgtgttgctctctctctctctcatgggCTGATCTAGCAGAGCagtgtagtagtagtagccCGTGGATGATACAGTCGCAGATGCGTGTGCTGTTCGATCGCGATAGCAGAGGAGAGATGACGCGGTGGCGAATCAACCGTAGCCCCGCAGTGGCTGACATTTATGACAACGCAGTGCCTCTGGCGGCCTATAAAACACGGGGCACCAGCATTACACAACAACAGTCTCAAAGATCAAGCGCAGGGGTGTACACTCTGGCCCCCTAGGACACCCCTGCGGGTCTCCCAGTGAAACAATGCTGCAAAAAAGCAGTCCCGCGGCAGCTGTCACGTTCAAAGGCGGATCGGTGGGTCCAGGGGAAGGGGGGGTGCTGTGACTGGCCAGTGGAAGCAATGCCTGCTTTCAATGGCCAGCTACAGAACACCAAATGCTGTCCCCCTGTACCTGCCGAATGGGCCGTGACAGTAAGTCTCCATTTTGATGTTCTGGAAAGAGCTTGCCAATTTAACTATTAAGACCTTACGTGGCAAAAAGGCACATCTTTCGAGTGAGCTAATACGAGGACTTAAAAATCCTGGCACACATTTTCGGGCCCTCTGCTTCCTCTTGAGTCTTGAGAGACGCCATTCTCCTGTGTCTACGTTCCGCCTTCAGCGGAACTGCACTCGATTAATATCTGCCTAACCTAActcgacaaaaaaaaatgagagaagAGAGCCAGCGAAAGGAGCCCACCTGGACGAATTGCGGCGGGAGTAGATACGGCAGTCCCGGGCGTAATGGCCCCTCTCCCCGCAGTCGTAGCAGCGATCCGTCGGGTGGAAGGGGCGGGAGGAGCCCCGATAAGAATTGCGGGACTTTCCGGTTGACAGCTCCACGCGTACTCTTCGTCCACAGACCATCCTGACCGAAAAGGAACAAAAAGTTAGGACTGTGAAATGTTTTAGGTACACCCAACAGATACTAGCACCAGAATTACTGCTGCAGTCTACATGCAGAACGGCAGCGAGTCTACGAGACGACAGTCTAGCAAGGGATTAACACGGGACTCACTTTCCATCCAGGGCGCGGGTGGCATCCCGAGCATCTCGGGGATCCTCAAACTCGACGAAGGCAAATCCCGGAGGAGAACGGGCCACCCAGACGTTGCGCAGGGGCCCGTAGTAACCGAAGCATTCTTCCAGCTCGTGTTTTGTTCCGCTGTTGCCCAGTTCCCCTACGTAGACCTTGCAGTCCAACGGGCATGTGTCCCGGTAACGTGAAGACATCTGTTGCCAGCACACATTAGCCATGATGTGAGAATTACATTCTAAAGAACCCGCAGGCCCAGCAGGAAACAACATTTAGCTGGTTCGCATCGTGCGGAATCGCCCGGA is a window encoding:
- the LOC135394063 gene encoding serine/arginine-rich splicing factor 7-like isoform X3; translated protein: MDRDKMSSRYRDTCPLDCKVYVGELGNSGTKHELEECFGYYGPLRNVWVARSPPGFAFVEFEDPRDARDATRALDGKMVCGRRVRVELSTGKSRNSYRGSSRPFHPTDRCYDCGERGHYARDCRIYSRRNSSRPPEALRCHKCQPLRGYG
- the LOC135394063 gene encoding serine/arginine-rich splicing factor 7-like isoform X1, whose amino-acid sequence is MDRDKMSSRYRDTCPLDCKVYVGELGNSGTKHELEECFGYYGPLRNVWVARSPPGFAFVEFEDPRDARDATRALDGKMVCGRRVRVELSTGKSRNSYRGSSRPFHPTDRCYDCGERGHYARDCRIYSRRNSSRDRSRSWSRGRRSRSRGGGGGGGGGSRSRSASPRRGRSRSRSISRSPARRSPVGGSRSRSRSPVGKRQRSSSKSPSRHNGRNGDTI
- the LOC135394063 gene encoding serine/arginine-rich splicing factor 7-like isoform X2, with the protein product MDRDKMSSRYRDTCPLDCKVYVGELGNSGTKHELEECFGYYGPLRNVWVARSPPGFAFVEFEDPRDARDATRALDGKMVCGRRVRVELSTGKSRNSYRGSSRPFHPTDRCYDCGERGHYARDCRIYSRRNSSRDRSRSWSRGRRSRSRGGGGGGGGGSRSRSASPRRGRSRSRSISRSPARRSPVGGSRSRSR